One window from the genome of Pungitius pungitius chromosome 14, fPunPun2.1, whole genome shotgun sequence encodes:
- the capn3a gene encoding calpain-3, which produces MPYTPSGFFCDRLIRERERRDGEGSLNKPLRFNGQDFNALRQECLHRKSQFEDDSFPATVESLGFKELGHKSNKVKNIVWKRPKEICENPQFIVEGASRTDICQGDLGDCWLLAAIACLTLNEKLLYRVVPQEQSFSEGYGGIFHFQFWRYGDWVDVVIDDRIPTVNNQLVFTKSAERNEFWSALLEKAYAKLHGSYEALKGGNTTEAMEDFTGGVTEFYDLKEAPKELYKVMKKALQRGSLMGCSIDSLVPARFETRTVTGLVKGHAYSVTAVDECKPSQQKDSKVRLVRLRNPWGQVEWNGPWSDNSKEWANLSKAEKEKLQHQSAEDGEFWMSFEDFKKNYTKIEICNLTPDALEEDKIHKWTVSVNEGRWVRGCSAGGCRNYPDTFWTNPQYRLRLLEEDDDPEDNEVGCTFVVALMQKNRRKERKMGANLFTIGFAIYEVPVEMHGNKQHMQKEFFVFSSPKARCKSYINLREVTQRFRLSPGEYVIVPSTYEPHQEGEFILRVFSEKKNTSEEIENRIEADHPVPPAALVGEESEEDHHFRTIFQEIGGDEMEITANELKNVLNRVITKHKDLNTEGFSLESCRSMIALMDVSFMDGTGRLNLQEFRHLWNKIKQWQGIFKHYNADQSGSINSYEMRNAVNDAVMCLVSRSGFRLNNQLYDIITMRYANEGMNIDFDSFISCLVRLEAMFRAFQAFDQDGDGTIRLSVLEVRADVARCSTCDWFYCSDLQRSLYPEKSC; this is translated from the exons ATGCCGTACACACCGTCCGGCTTTTTCTGTGACCGGCTGATCCGGGAAcgagagaggagagacggggAAGGGTCTCTGAACAAGCCGCTCCGCTTCAACGGCCAGGACTTCAACGCGCTGAGGCAGGAGTGTCTCCACAGGAAGTCGCAGTTCGAGGATGACTCCTTCCCGGCCACCGTGGAGTCTCTGGGCTTCAAGGAGCTCGGACACAAGTCCAACAAGGTCAAGAACATCGTCTGGAAGAGGCCCAAG GAAATCTGTGAGAACCCTCAGTTCATCGTTGAAGGAGCCAGCAGGACAGACATCTGCCAGGGAGATCTGG GTgactgctggctgctggccgcCATCGCCTGTCTCACCTTGAACGAGAAGCTCCTCTACCGCGTCGTCCCCCAGGAGCAGAGCTTCTCCGAGGGCTACGGAGGCATCTTCCACTTCCAG TTCTGGCGCTATGGCGACTGGGTCGACGTCGTCATTGACGACCGCATCCCAACCGTCAACAACCAGCTGGTGTTCACTAAGTCGGCGGAGAGGAACGAGTTCTGGAGCGCCCTGCTGGAGAAGGCCTACGCCAA GCTGCACGGCTCCTACGAGGCCCTGAAGGGGGGGAACACCACCGAGGCCATGGAGGACTTCACCGGGGGAGTCACTGAATTCTACGATTTGAAGGAAGCCCCCAAGGAGCTCTACAAGGTCATGAAGAAGGCTCTGCAGAGGGGGTCGCTCATGGGCTGCTCCATCGAC TCCCTGGTTCCCGCTCGCTTTGAGACGCGCACCGTGACGGGCCTCGTGAAGGGTCACGCCTACTCCGTGACGGCGGTGGACGAG TGCAAACCGTCGCAGCAGAAGGACTCGAAGGTGCGCCTGGTGCGCCTCAGGAACCCCTGGGGTCAAGTGGAGTGGAACGGCCCCTGGAGTGACAA CTCCAAGGAGTGGGCCAATCTCTCTAAGGCGGaaaaggagaagctgcagcaccAGAGTGCCGAGGATGGAGAGTTCTG GATGTCCTTCGAGGACTTCAAGAAGAACTACACCAAGATCGAGATCTGTAACCTCACCCCCGACGCCCTGGAGGAGGACAAGATTCACAAGTGGACGGTTTCGGTGAACGAGGGCCGCTGGGTGAGGGGCTGCTCCGCCGGGGGCTGCAGGAACTACCCAG ACACCTTCTGGACCAACCCTCAGTACCGCCTCCGTttgctggaggaggacgacgatcCCGAGGACAACGAGGTGGGCTGCACCTTCGTGGTGGCTCTGATGCAGAAGAACAGGCGGAAAGAGCGCAAGATGGGCGCCAACCTCTTCACCATCGGATTCGCCATTTACGAG GTGCCGGTGGAG atgcACGGGAACAAGCAGCACATGCAGAAGGAGTTTTTTGTCTTCAGCTCCCCCAAAGCTCGCTGCAAGTCCTACATCAACCTGCGCGAGGTGACGCAGCGCTTCCGCCTGAGCCCGGGGGAGTACGTCATCGTGCCCTCCACCTACGAGCCGCACCAGGAGGGCGAGTTCATCCTCAGGGTCTTCTCCGAAAAGAAGAACACCTCAGA GGAGATAGAGAACAGGATCGAGGCCGACCATCCCGTG CCGCCGGCCGCCTTAGTgggggaggagagcgaggaggaccACCACTTCAGGACCATTTTTCAGGAGATAGGCGGCGAT GAAATGGAGATCACGGCCAACGAGCTGAAGAACGTCCTCAACCGAGTGATCACCAAAC atAAGGACCTGAACACCGAGGGCTTCAGCCTGGAGAGCTGCAGGAGCATGATAGCTCTGATGGACGTATCCTTT ATGGACGGGACGGGTAGACTCAACCTGCAGGAGTTCAGGCATCTGTGGAATAAGATCAagcagtggcag GGAATCTTTAAGCACTACAACGCCGACCAGTCCGGAAGCATCAACAGCTACGAGATGAGGAACGCTGTCAACGACGCAG TCATGTGTCTTGTGTCCCGCTCAGGCTTCCGTCTCAACAACCAGCTGTACGACATCATCACCATGCGCTACGCCAACGAGGGCATGAACATCGACTTCGACAGCTTCATCAGCTGCCTGGTCCGGCTGGAGGCCATGTTCA GGGCGTTCCAGGCCTTCGATCAGGACGGAGACGGAACCATCCGACTCAGTGTCCTGGAGGTGAGAGCTGACGTAGCGCGATGCTCCACTTGTGACTGGTTTTACTGCAGCGACCTCCAAAGGAGTCTTTACCCAGAgaaaagttgttaa
- the znf106a gene encoding zinc finger protein 106: protein MARNRECILCETVYSTKQEMDEHMRSMLHHRELEKLKGRDCGHECRVCKATVVSLTDYASHISSASHKQNVEAADKRHPGNDHDEQYFDQALVDLIGKRKDQIRKEKNAAAAKLAKEEADRRRKEEFQQRLKETKERYRMECAWKQQSQGFSGSGHNRTWYGGDQYDGYAGGVQPWQHATQGKSATWHAREPPNYQRWPPGEFAGTSLPCQEDFSKKRCDQGSVFGNQRSRLPWLSSAGSSNGVYGRNNISQRSRPVNFLGPFPPTSHNSLAQAKGQLGGQQGDGSQNGRGQTGEPDHNNTKSSKTFGSNPKLDKACRWSPYPVTKGFEPAFQKDTNPNSSEQYAKVPKSQTQDKVLETSAVNRPSRPEHKLEQFSSSGQSAEEKKKKTNPKTKSRDSSSSNNNNSSNSSNSSNSSSSNSSNSSNSSNSSSSNSSSNSSSSNSSSNSSSNSSSSSGAQRDAHQNASSGPSNQKAKPPVPHKNNTASSLPLLDSGAQLSKASSHASAQPKTTARPSGPGRQAPLAGPLQSRQERQPPQTLKKAPKVASEKRVSSDSARNNRTEVTLHIAEDQQGEQRPTGANQLNGQDAATCPAQKPASHSSDSSQFLQSLQVSTSTMESSEPAAEEEEEEKEEEEEEEEERRAEKGADEASPAGSGPSSESDASRSGEAQTDSREAAEEPRLDPPPVLKRDLTKHIGSKGKAGGHEPNLNIARRVRNLSESRRSDTEKDSGLKPTVRQLLSASGSRRNVNWDQVYQEVRKKQDKGKGMPRFGIEMVPMDQEDQSQEEYHISLLEGFQWESLVATPTSRKRSLSESSVAPGSAHSLFTSLMTKETEQRDGSETQGSVPADPALAPGNKDHRHEVKSEARAQKQPDELPSVMARALRGSDSVLGDSSSGTELCEGQGTGKRRRAAKETPSAEASCLNHSSKRRKVKSKKERLQIDQLLTVSLREEELSRGLQTVDSSLIQARAALEAAYMEVQRLMVVKQQMTGEMSTLRNKRIELLKGIQGNVEEAPQPKVKEEKMDSAEAEPHAPSSVLLSSVAAAPAAPAAPGPSPLTESASPPSPPTSILPFLPLVIKQEPQSPVHVDLEPGPVDYKTHSAHSTTPELLPPPPAASSPDPGPNFQLSLETKQTYTEQSWKNFDDPADCKESLSGLVQTTEKVASFPSSKTPFNLPPASRRSSEAPSAVDCAATQAFAPPSALHPPASPSDPRGGKRVRKLKKRKVLKKVEQPESSDTEVDGDASRPRWLRPRRRPSGSSVVSTSTPPSEGRGGDAEEACGQLFMAVKLKRVDRSPGHRGAQPTPHLDSEESMEVTAAPPVQVPDSSTPEPRSLACNEVTSTSDMEVCRSSESDLPLPTTLAKISSDASSDHGEDDLLTEGTFEGHQEAVNAMQVYNGLLYTCSGDRTIKAFDLVSHKCVGVFEGHRSKVSCLLVSAAVSLHHRLYSGSSDQSICCYSLKTQELEQQFFLPDRVLCLHNRWKTLYAGLANGTVVTFNLKTNKEAEVFDCHGPRAVSCLASSQEGARKILLVGSYDSTISVRDAKSGLLLRTLQGHSKAVLCMKVANDLVFSGSSDQCVYAHNIHTGELVRVYKGHSHAVTVVSILGKVMVTACLDKLVRVYDLQSHSQLQVYGGHKDMVMCMAVHKNMIYSGCYDGSVQAVKLNVMQNYRCRWLGCSLVFGRVEHLQHHLVGHHPPPAGSSQLIKCRWKNCEEVFCERSRSKQRILVNTHMQKHAEEEEEEETELEP, encoded by the exons ATGGCGAGAAACAGAGAATGCATCCTCTGTGAAACAGTTTACTCCACCAAGCAG GAGATGGATGAGCACATGAGAAGTATGCTGCACCACCGTGAGCTGGAGAAGCTCAAAGGCCG GGACTGCGGACACGAGTGCAGAGTGTGCAAGGCGACGGTGGTGAGCCTCACCGACTACGCCAGCCACATTTCCAGTGCCTCGCACAAGCAGAACGTGGAGGCCGCCGACAAAAGGCACCCGGGGAACGACCACGACGAACAGTACTTCGACCAGGCTCTGGTGGACCTGATCGGGAAGAGGAAGGACCAGATCAG aaaagaaaagaatgccGCCGCTGCAAAACTGGCAAAAGAAGAAGCCGACcgaaggagaaaggaggagttTCAGCAGAGGCTCAAAGAAACTAAGGAGCGCTACCGGATGGAGTGTGCCTGGAAGCAGCAGTCACAGGGCTTCAGTGGATCCGGTCACAACAGAACCTGGTACGGCGGCGACCAGTACGACGGCTACGCGGGGGGCGTACAGCCCTGGCAGCACGCCACGCAGGGGAAGAGCGCCACCTGGCACGCCCGGGAGCCTCCCAACTATCAGAGATGGCCACCGGGGGAGTTTGCTGGCACAAGCTTGCCTTGCCAAGAAGATTTTAGCAAAAAGCGCTGCGATCAGGGTTCGGTTTTTGGGAATCAGCGCAGCCGGCTGCCGTGGCTCAGTAGCGCCGGCAGCAGCAACGGCGTCTACGGCCGAAACAATATTTCCCAGAGGAGCCGTCCTGTGAACTTTCTCGGGCCGTTTCCCCCGACGTCACACAATTCTTTGGCCCAGGCTAAAGGTCAGCTGGGGGGTCAGCAAGGCGACGGGTCTCAGAATGGTCGGGGCCAAACAGGAGAACCTgaccacaacaacacaaagagcTCTAAGACCTTTGGGAGCAATCCAAAGCTGGACAAAGCCTGTCGCTGGTCACCCTATCCGGTCACAAAGGGCTTTGAACCTGCATTTcaaaaggacacaaacccaAACTCATCGGAGCAGTACGCCAAAGTCCCCAAGTCCCAGACACAAGACAAGGTCCTGGAAACCAGCGCCGTTAACAGACCATCCCGACCAGAACACAAACTGGAGCAGTTCTCCTCGAGTGGACAAAGTGccgaagaaaaaaagaagaaaacaaaccctAAAACCAAATCcagggacagcagcagcagcaacaacaacaacagcagcaacagcagcaacagcagcaacagcagcagcagcaacagcagcaacagcagcaacagcagcaacagcagcagcagcaacagcagcagcaacagcagcagcagcaatagcagcagcaacagcagcagcaacagcagcagcagcagtggtgctCAGAGAGATGCCCACCAGAACGCCTCATCCGGCCCTTCCAATCAGAAGGCAAAGCCGCCGGTGCCGCATAAAAATAACACGGCGTCCTCACTTCCTTTGCTCGACAGCGGAGCACAGCTCAGCAAGGCCTCGAGCCACGCGAGCGCACAACCAAAAACAACGGCCAGGCCGAGCGGACCGGGCCGGCAGGCTCCGCTCGCCGGGCCCCTTCAGTCCAGGCAAGAACGGCAGCCCCCGCAAACGCTGAAGAAAGCCCCGAAGGTCGCGTCTGAAAAGAGGGTCTCCTCGGACAGCGCCCGGAACAACAGGACGGAGGTGACGCTGCACATCGCGGAGGACCAGCAGGGTGAGCAGAGGCCCACAGGAGCGAACCAATTAAACGGGCAGGATGCAGCTACCTGTCCGGCCCAGAAGCCCGCCTCGCACTCCTCAGACAGCAGCCAGTTCCTCCAATCGCTGCAGGTCAGCACCTCTACCATGGAGAGCTCAGAGCctgcggcggaggaggaggaggaggagaaggaagaggaggaggaggaggaggaggagaggagggcggaGAAGGGAGCGGACGAAGCCTCGCCAGCCGGCAGCGGGCCGAGCTCGGAGAGCGACGCCTCCAGGAGCGGAGAAGCTCAGACGGACAGcagagaggcagcggaggagccGAGGCTCGACCCGCCTCCCGTCCTGAAACGCGACCTGACCAAACACATCGGCTCCAAGGGCAAAGCCGGGGGCCACGAGCCCAACCTGAACATCGCCAGGCGGGTGAGAAACCTGAGCGAGTCGCGGAGGAGCGACACGGAGAAGGACTCCGGCCTCAAGCCGACCGTGAGGCAGCTCCTCAGCGCCTCCGGGTCTCGGCGCAACGTGAACTGGGATCAGGTGTACCAGGAGGTCAGGAAGAAGCAGGACAAGGGGAAAGGCATGCCGAG GTTCGGCATCGAGATGGTCCCGATGGACCAGGAGGACCAGAGCCAGGAGGAATACCACATTTCCCTGCTTGAGGGTTTCCAGTGGGAGTCGCTGGTGGCCACGCCCACCTCCCGAAAACGCTCCTTGTCGGAGAGCAGCGTCGCCCCGGGCTCCGCCCACTCCCTGTTCACGTCCCTCATGACCAAGGAGACGGAGCAGAGGGACGGCTCAGAGACGCAGGGATCCGTTCCTGCCGACCCGGCGTTGGCTCCAGGAAACAAAGACCACCGGCACGAGGTGAAGTCGGAGGCCAGAGCACAGAAGCAGCCGGACGAGCTGCCGTCTGTGATGGCGAGGGCTCTGCGGGGGTCCGACTCGGTGCTCGGGGACAGCAGCTCCGGGACGGAGCTTTGCGAAGGTCAGGGAACCGGAAAGAGACGAAGAGCAGCCAAG GAAACTCCAAGTGCGGAGGCATCTTGCTTGAACCACAGTAGCAAAAGAAGGAAAGTCAAATCCAAAAAAG AGCGTCTGCAGATCGACCAGCTGCTGACGGTGTCTCTgcgggaggaggagctgagccgCGGCCTGCAGACGGTGGACAGCAGCCTGATCCAGGCCCGGGCCGCTCTGGAGGCCGCCTACATGGAGGTGCAGCGTCTCATGGTGGTTAAACAGCAG ATGACCGGAGAGATGAGCACACTGAGAAACAAGCGCATTGAGTTACTTAAAGGAATCCAAG GTAACGTGGAGGAAGCCCCTCAGCCCaaagtgaaagaagaaaagatggaCTCAGCAGAAGCTGAACCTCACGCGCCGTCCTCCGTGCTGCTCTCCTCTGTCGCTGCTGCACCCGCTGCGCCCGCTGCACCCGGTCCGAGTCCTCTCACCGAGtctgcctctcctccctcccctcccacctccatcctcccctTCTTGCCTTTAGTCATCAAGCAGGAGCCTCAGTCTCCTGTTCATGTGGACTTAGAGCCGGGCCCTGTGGACTATAAAACCCACAGTGCTCACAGCACCACCCCAGAGCTgctgccccctcctcctgcagcttcttcacCAG ATCCCGGCCCCAACTTTCAGCTATCACTTGAAACAAAGCAGACGTACACAGAACAAAGCTGGAAGAACTTCGACGACCCTGCAGACTGCAAAGAGAGCTTATCGGGTCTGGTCCAGACAACAGAAAAGGTCGCCTCTTTTCCCAGCTCCAAAACCCCCTTCAACCTCCCCCCGGCCAGCAGGAGGAGCTCTGAGGCGCCCTCTGCTGTGGACTGTGCAGCCACGCAGGCCTTCGCGCCCCCCTCGGCCCTCCACCCGCCCGCCTCCCCGTCCGACCCGAGGGGCGGAAAGCGCGTCAGgaagctgaagaagaggaaggtgcTGAAGAAGGTGGAGCAGCCCGAGAGCAGCGACACGGAGGTGGACGGCGACGCCTCGAGGCCGAGGTGGCTGCGGCCGCGCAGGAGGCCGAGCGGCAGCTCCGTGGTCAGCACCTCCACGCCGCCGTCAGAGGGCCGGGGGGGCGACGCCGAGGAGGCCTGCGGGCAGCTGTTCATGGCCGTCAAACTCAAGCGGGTCGACAGGTCCCCCGGACACAGGGGGGCTCAACCCACGCCGCACTTGGATTCAGAAGAAAGCATGGAGgtcaccgccgcccccccggtTCAGGTCCCAGACTCCTCCACGCCGGAGCCGCGGAGCCTGGCCTGCAACGAGGTCACCTCCACCAGTGACATGGAGGTGTGCCGGTCCTCCGAGAG CGACCTGCCGCTTCCCACCACGTTGGCCAAGATCTCCTCAG ACGCGTCCTCTGACCACGGCGAGGACGATCTGCTCACCGAGGGCACGTTCGAAGGCCACCAGGAGGCGGTGAACGCCATGCAGGTCTACAACGGGCTGCTGTACACGTGCTCCGGAGACCGCACCATCAAAGCCTTCGACCTGGTG AGTCACAAATGCGTCGGCGTGTTCGAGGGCCACAGATCCAAGGTGAGCTGCCTGCTGGTGTCGGCGGCCGTCAGCCTGCATCACCGCCTCTACTCGGGCTCCAGTGACCAGAGCATCTGCTGCTACAGCCTCAAG AcacaggagctggagcagcagttCTTTCTGCCGGACCGAGTCCTCTGCCTCCACAACCGATGGAAGACCTTATACGCCGGACTGGCCAACGGCACGGTGGTGACCTTTAACCTCAAG ACCAACAAGGAGGCGGAGGTGTTCGATTGCCACGGCCCGCGGGCCGTGAGCTGCCTGGCCTCGTCGCAGGAGGGGGCCCGCAAGATCCTGCTGGTGGGCTCCTACGACAGCACCATCAGCGTGAGGGACGCCAAGAGCGGCCTGCTGCTGCGCACGCTGCAGGGCCACAGCAAGGCGGTGCTGTGCATGAAG gtgGCCAATGACCTGGTGTTCAGCGGCTCCAGTGACCAATGTGTCTACGCGCACAACATCCAC ACCGGAGAGCTGGTGCGCGTCTACAAGGGCCACAGCCACGCCGTCACCGTGGTGTCCATCCTGGGGAAGGTGATGGTCACGGCTTGTCTGGACAAACTGGTGCGCGTCTACGACCTCCAG TCTCACAGCCAGCTGCAGGTCTACGGTGGACACAAGGACATGGTGATGTGCATGGCTGTTCACAAGAACATG atctaCAGCGGTTGCTATGACGGCAGCGTGCAGGCCGTCAAGCTGAACGTGATGCAGAACTACCGCTGCCGG TGGCTCGGCTGCTCGCTGGTGTTCGGGAGGGTGGAGCACCTGCAGCACCACCTGGTcggccaccaccccccccccgccggcagcTCCCAGCTGATCAAGTGCCGCTGGAAAAACTGCGAGGAGGTTTTCTGTGAGCGCAGCCGCTCCAAACAG CGCATACTGGTGAACACGCACATGCAGAAAcacgccgaggaggaggaggaggaggagacggaacTGGAGCCTTGA